A stretch of Lathyrus oleraceus cultivar Zhongwan6 chromosome 6, CAAS_Psat_ZW6_1.0, whole genome shotgun sequence DNA encodes these proteins:
- the LOC127098248 gene encoding pathogenesis-related protein PR-4: MKMESVQRSLSLLVLCFLIMGTTMLVSGQSANNVRATYNNYNPQNINWDYNRASVYCATWDANQPLSWRSKYGWTAFCGPVGPTGRDSCGKCLRVTNIATGAQTTVRIVDQCHNGGLDLDVNVFNQIDTNKQGYQQGHLQVNYVFVNC; this comes from the exons atgaaaatgGAGAGCGTACAGAGAAGTTTAAGCTTGTTGGTACTTTGTTTCCTGATCATGGGAACAACAATGTTAGTAAGTGGTCAGAGTGCAAACAACGTAAGAGCAACATACAATAACTACAACCCTCAGAACATAAACTGGGATTACAACAGAGCCAGTGTTTACTGTGCTACCTGGGATGCTAACCAGCCTTTGTCATGGCGTAGCAAATACGGTTGGACCGCCTTTTGTGGACCCGTCGGGCCTACAGGAAGAGATTCTTGCGGCAAATGCTTAAGG GTGACAAATATTGCAACTGGTGCTCAGACAACAGTGAGAATAGTGGATCAGTGTCATAATGGTGGACTGGATTTGGATGTGAATGTGTTCAATCAAATTGATACCAATAAGCAGGGTTACCAGCAGGGTCACCTTCAAGTTAACTATGTCTTTGTTAATTGCTAA